One part of the Enterococcus sp. DIV1094 genome encodes these proteins:
- a CDS encoding ankyrin repeat domain-containing protein: protein MKVWLILPFTISLFLLSGCEDPQEMPNPEQQEKATSTSMIEESTTEETTTEQTNHVIEETEESLVNYPSGSLLTAVEGNDRKQVEEILQTDYSIDEQNEKGETPLLIATHHNFVDIAKLLIDHGASIDIQDEIQDSPYLYAGAQGKTEILAYMLEHREPNQEIVNRFGGNALIPAAEKGHLENVKLLLTDARVDIDHQNNYGYTALIEAVALRDGSEIYQQIVQELLNHGADKTLRDNQGKTAEDYARELGYTQLLSQLTK, encoded by the coding sequence ATGAAAGTTTGGCTGATCTTACCCTTTACTATTTCATTATTTTTGCTTAGTGGTTGTGAAGATCCACAGGAGATGCCTAATCCTGAGCAACAGGAAAAGGCCACCTCTACCTCTATGATTGAGGAATCAACTACTGAGGAAACGACCACTGAGCAAACAAATCATGTAATCGAAGAAACGGAGGAATCGCTTGTGAATTACCCATCTGGAAGTTTATTAACCGCTGTTGAAGGAAATGATCGAAAGCAAGTGGAAGAGATTTTACAAACCGATTATTCAATCGATGAACAAAATGAAAAAGGAGAAACTCCGTTGTTGATTGCAACACATCATAATTTTGTCGACATTGCAAAGCTATTGATCGATCATGGTGCTTCGATCGATATTCAAGACGAGATCCAAGATAGCCCTTACCTCTATGCTGGTGCACAAGGCAAAACAGAGATTCTCGCCTACATGTTGGAACACCGTGAACCAAATCAAGAGATCGTCAATCGTTTTGGTGGCAATGCTTTGATTCCAGCAGCCGAAAAAGGTCATTTGGAGAATGTAAAACTTCTCTTGACCGATGCTCGCGTAGATATCGATCATCAAAACAATTATGGCTATACTGCGTTGATCGAAGCAGTCGCTTTACGCGATGGTTCTGAGATCTACCAACAAATCGTTCAAGAATTGTTGAATCATGGTGCAGATAAAACATTACGTGACAATCAAGGGAAAACCGCCGAAGATTACGCACGCGAATTGGGCTACACTCAACTACTCTCACAGTTAACGAAGTAG
- a CDS encoding GlsB/YeaQ/YmgE family stress response membrane protein: MGFIWSLIVGGIIGAIAGAITNKGSSMGIIANVIAGLVGSAIGQALLGTWGPVIGGMAIVPSLIGAIILVLIVSFFARKL; the protein is encoded by the coding sequence ATGGGATTTATTTGGTCATTAATCGTTGGTGGTATTATCGGAGCAATTGCAGGAGCAATTACTAATAAAGGTTCTTCAATGGGAATCATTGCAAACGTGATTGCAGGTCTAGTTGGATCAGCTATTGGTCAAGCACTATTAGGTACATGGGGTCCAGTGATCGGTGGTATGGCGATCGTACCATCACTTATCGGAGCAATCATTTTAGTATTGATCGTTTCATTCTTTGCTCGTAAGCTGTAA
- a CDS encoding Asp23/Gls24 family envelope stress response protein, translating to MENKDFKNVNTTTGTNPVADTSAKGELTYEDKVIQKIIGYALKDVDGLLTLDGGFFSNIAEKLVNTDNVTAGINAEVGKKQVAVDLDVVVEYGKDIENIYDQIKELISTEVNEMTHLDVIEVNVNVVDIKTQAEYEKDQETVQDKVTDAAKSTGQFASKQTDKAKSAVGKGAQKVKENNEPRVQ from the coding sequence ATGGAAAACAAAGATTTCAAAAACGTAAACACTACTACAGGTACAAACCCGGTTGCTGATACTTCAGCTAAAGGTGAATTGACTTATGAAGACAAAGTGATTCAAAAAATCATTGGTTATGCATTGAAAGATGTCGATGGTTTATTGACTCTTGATGGTGGATTCTTCTCAAACATCGCTGAAAAACTTGTGAATACAGATAACGTAACAGCAGGAATCAACGCTGAAGTAGGTAAAAAACAAGTCGCAGTTGATTTAGATGTTGTTGTTGAATACGGTAAAGATATCGAAAATATCTATGACCAAATCAAAGAATTGATCAGCACAGAAGTGAACGAAATGACTCATCTTGATGTGATCGAAGTAAACGTTAATGTTGTTGATATCAAAACACAAGCAGAATACGAAAAAGATCAAGAAACAGTTCAAGATAAAGTAACAGATGCTGCAAAATCAACTGGTCAATTTGCTTCAAAACAAACAGATAAAGCAAAATCAGCTGTTGGTAAAGGTGCGCAAAAAGTAAAAGAAAACAATGAACCACGCGTACAATAA
- a CDS encoding DUF2273 domain-containing protein, with product MKEFFSLYKLPIIFGGLGLLLAVLWLTVGFFKTLLILIMTAIGVGIGFYLKETRLLDEYFKS from the coding sequence ATGAAAGAATTCTTTTCACTCTATAAGCTCCCTATTATCTTTGGGGGTCTTGGGTTACTGTTAGCCGTTTTATGGTTGACAGTTGGATTTTTCAAAACTCTTTTAATACTGATCATGACTGCCATTGGGGTAGGGATTGGTTTTTATTTAAAAGAAACAAGATTGTTAGATGAATATTTTAAATCATAG
- the amaP gene encoding alkaline shock response membrane anchor protein AmaP produces the protein MNKGVKIIGVIVSIVLLSVLLIIALVNAPYVLPEQLERFRFFTITNYYMQQYIFWAAVVFAIVVVLILLFVLFYPKSKGTFVLKHKDGKLTLDKKAIEGLTRSYLHEEEFIQSPKVKVRSTKQKINIHVKGDLKRTSSLIGKTEMLMQEVRDQVANVLGSEQEIKVAVNYSSYQEEKDQEDNQHSRVE, from the coding sequence ATGAATAAGGGGGTAAAGATCATCGGTGTAATTGTAAGCATAGTGTTACTTTCAGTACTTTTGATCATCGCTCTAGTTAATGCACCATATGTCTTACCTGAACAATTGGAACGTTTTCGCTTTTTTACGATAACGAATTATTATATGCAACAATATATTTTCTGGGCTGCTGTCGTATTTGCAATTGTTGTCGTTCTCATCTTATTATTCGTTCTTTTCTATCCAAAATCGAAAGGAACTTTCGTATTAAAGCACAAAGATGGGAAATTGACCTTAGATAAAAAAGCAATTGAAGGACTCACTCGCTCGTATTTACACGAAGAAGAGTTCATTCAATCTCCTAAAGTCAAAGTACGATCAACAAAACAGAAAATCAATATTCATGTTAAAGGCGATTTAAAACGTACTTCTTCTCTGATTGGTAAAACAGAAATGTTGATGCAAGAAGTCAGAGATCAAGTTGCCAATGTCCTTGGTTCAGAACAAGAGATCAAAGTAGCTGTCAATTACAGTAGTTATCAAGAAGAAAAAGATCAAGAGGACAACCAGCATTCACGTGTAGAATAG
- a CDS encoding cyclic lactone autoinducer peptide: MLTNLKTKKLQMMHVISTMAIAIATYAMGTIGADCTFVIYEPKMPEALKNEMNK; the protein is encoded by the coding sequence ATGTTAACAAATCTAAAAACAAAAAAATTACAAATGATGCACGTCATCTCAACTATGGCGATTGCTATCGCAACATACGCAATGGGAACGATCGGAGCAGATTGTACATTCGTTATCTATGAGCCAAAAATGCCTGAAGCTTTAAAAAATGAAATGAATAAATAA
- a CDS encoding accessory gene regulator B family protein, with translation MTEEYISIEEKLSKKISGHFAAQLGLSPIEQAKVEYGLSILFVDLFKMMVMYAIAFLLHIMGAVFITHLVFISVRFTTKGFHASNSAVCTILSVLFLVVLPWITASIGFELTRPLFSLGILLVGLGVFVKERTINKTNGPFQLKKTVLIILFITTIGLLLPSDSIRTYLLLGLAIATLLMFIKNKGVD, from the coding sequence ATGACTGAAGAGTATATTTCTATAGAGGAAAAATTATCGAAGAAAATAAGCGGACATTTTGCTGCACAATTAGGTCTTTCACCGATTGAACAAGCAAAGGTGGAGTATGGGTTATCAATTCTATTTGTGGATCTATTCAAAATGATGGTGATGTATGCGATTGCATTTCTACTACACATCATGGGCGCAGTATTCATCACACACCTTGTTTTCATCTCAGTTCGCTTTACAACAAAAGGGTTTCATGCAAGTAATAGTGCAGTTTGTACGATACTTAGTGTGCTTTTCTTGGTTGTGTTGCCATGGATCACCGCTTCCATTGGGTTTGAACTGACCCGTCCTTTGTTTAGTCTCGGTATTCTATTAGTTGGTCTGGGAGTATTCGTGAAAGAGCGAACGATCAACAAAACAAACGGACCATTCCAATTGAAAAAAACAGTTCTTATTATTCTGTTCATCACAACGATCGGTTTGCTTTTGCCTAGTGACAGTATCCGTACATATCTCTTATTAGGTTTAGCGATTGCTACATTGTTGATGTTTATAAAAAATAAAGGGGTAGATTAA
- a CDS encoding LytR/AlgR family response regulator transcription factor — translation MLKIFICDDQEIHRNRIASIVKNYVMMMDYDVEFQLATENPYDILSYLSKNKTEGIYFLDIDLNSDINGVELGKQIRQYDPTAKIIFVTTYTDFVYLTFLYKVEALDYIIKDNEEQLQQKIISCIDIAIERYMNTALSTREQIWLKSGAVDVKLYVDEILFFSSSPTPHKLIVHLDNRMIEYAGKIKEIEKLSDSLCRCHQSFVVNLANISEINKKERKVIMTNGEECLVSTRYLKKLVTRFENDLSTSA, via the coding sequence ATGTTAAAAATTTTTATTTGTGATGATCAAGAGATCCATCGTAATCGAATCGCCAGCATTGTTAAGAATTACGTCATGATGATGGATTATGATGTTGAATTTCAATTAGCGACAGAAAATCCTTATGATATTTTGTCTTATCTATCGAAGAATAAAACAGAAGGTATCTATTTTTTAGATATCGATCTAAATTCAGATATCAATGGTGTGGAACTTGGAAAACAAATTCGTCAATATGATCCAACAGCTAAAATCATTTTTGTCACAACATATACGGATTTTGTTTATCTTACTTTTCTTTATAAGGTAGAGGCATTAGATTATATAATCAAAGATAACGAAGAACAATTGCAACAGAAAATCATCAGCTGTATTGATATTGCGATTGAACGATATATGAATACTGCATTGTCTACAAGAGAACAAATTTGGCTGAAAAGTGGGGCAGTCGATGTCAAACTGTATGTAGATGAGATTCTATTCTTTAGCTCAAGCCCAACTCCGCATAAATTGATCGTTCATTTAGACAATCGGATGATCGAATATGCTGGGAAAATCAAAGAAATCGAAAAACTAAGTGATTCTTTATGTCGGTGTCATCAATCTTTTGTCGTCAATTTAGCTAATATATCAGAAATCAATAAAAAAGAACGCAAAGTGATCATGACCAATGGGGAAGAATGCTTAGTTTCCACCAGATATTTAAAAAAACTAGTCACACGATTCGAAAATGATCTTTCAACGAGTGCATAA
- a CDS encoding GHKL domain-containing protein has protein sequence MNLNTLESLLIVIVQTACIFFVTSFLDTYLKSWYYVIMSIIGIVCYMALYFVINVFATIVLWIGLCMITFYFRRNIYTALFIPSVTFCLYIFSDYLINFSYSILHLDLSIRLTVILGTSLFFLFAYIFKTWLLEKCYKDLLTIKISGVIATATILVYFSLLVMERFSNLRAYLMDAHELFVILYGLLSTVLCFSFIFIKRTEYENKEQKRQMNYLIEYSEQAEKNYLEILKFKHDYKNILISLEEYIESEDLSGLKDYFRNSIKATGTIFDQEIFKMSSISNIKIREIKSVILSKLYMAHQEGIHVNISVPKVVEKIEMPTMVLVRMLGIILDNAIEASREIEQPEIEIAIVADHKDCTFMLINKCKSNLPKLHDLKKPNFTTKPGNSGIGLANLDDLVKLNTNVFLDTKIQSDKFIQIITICGVEG, from the coding sequence GTGAATTTAAACACGCTGGAAAGCTTGTTGATAGTCATCGTTCAAACGGCTTGTATCTTTTTTGTCACTAGCTTTTTGGATACGTATTTGAAAAGTTGGTATTATGTCATTATGTCGATCATTGGAATAGTTTGCTATATGGCACTTTATTTTGTGATCAATGTTTTTGCTACGATTGTTCTATGGATAGGGCTTTGTATGATCACTTTTTATTTTAGGAGAAATATTTATACAGCCTTATTTATCCCTTCTGTCACTTTCTGCTTATATATTTTTTCTGATTATCTCATCAATTTCAGCTATTCTATTCTACACTTAGATCTAAGTATAAGATTAACCGTCATTTTAGGAACTAGTCTTTTTTTCCTCTTTGCCTATATTTTCAAAACTTGGTTATTAGAAAAATGCTACAAGGATTTATTAACGATAAAAATCAGTGGGGTCATTGCTACAGCAACGATCTTGGTCTATTTTAGCCTGTTAGTCATGGAAAGGTTTTCTAATTTACGAGCCTACTTGATGGATGCGCATGAGCTATTTGTGATCCTCTATGGCCTGTTATCAACGGTCCTTTGTTTTTCTTTCATTTTCATAAAAAGGACGGAATATGAAAATAAAGAACAAAAACGACAAATGAATTATTTGATCGAATATAGTGAGCAAGCAGAAAAAAATTATCTAGAGATCCTGAAATTCAAACATGACTACAAAAATATTCTGATTTCTTTGGAAGAATATATTGAATCAGAAGATTTGTCAGGTCTAAAAGATTATTTTCGAAATAGTATCAAAGCTACTGGAACGATTTTTGATCAAGAAATTTTCAAGATGTCTTCGATTTCAAATATAAAAATAAGAGAAATCAAAAGTGTCATTTTGAGTAAGTTGTACATGGCTCACCAAGAAGGAATCCACGTAAACATATCTGTACCAAAAGTGGTGGAGAAGATCGAAATGCCCACGATGGTCCTAGTAAGAATGTTGGGAATCATTTTGGATAATGCCATTGAAGCTTCGAGAGAGATCGAACAGCCGGAGATCGAAATAGCGATCGTAGCTGATCACAAAGATTGTACTTTCATGTTGATCAATAAATGTAAAAGTAACTTACCTAAACTACATGATTTAAAAAAACCAAATTTTACGACAAAACCAGGGAATTCTGGTATCGGGTTAGCCAATTTAGATGATTTAGTCAAATTGAATACCAATGTCTTTTTAGATACGAAAATCCAATCGGATAAATTTATACAAATCATAACTATATGTGGAGTAGAGGGATAA
- a CDS encoding DUF2975 domain-containing protein: MKSHSLFLKTTTIGVCAVFVLFGLLFATQLLTSERTRPFDWQTALFIAVIYITLFSGILIGGIIFKLLTNISTDQTFSDDSHHLVSYIRKVMIFLSISSFGILPKFYLLADADDAPGLMLLGLALVFLPFAGLVLMNVLIKILEEAIRLKKNDELTV, encoded by the coding sequence ATGAAAAGTCATTCACTATTTTTAAAAACAACTACTATTGGCGTATGTGCTGTATTCGTTCTATTCGGCCTTTTGTTTGCTACACAACTGTTAACAAGTGAAAGAACTAGACCATTCGATTGGCAAACCGCTCTCTTCATCGCAGTCATCTACATTACGCTATTTTCCGGTATCCTAATCGGTGGCATTATTTTCAAATTATTGACCAACATTTCTACTGACCAAACATTTTCTGATGATTCTCACCACTTAGTTAGTTATATCCGGAAAGTGATGATTTTCTTATCTATCAGTTCTTTTGGCATTTTACCAAAATTTTATCTATTAGCTGATGCAGATGATGCACCCGGATTGATGCTTTTAGGCTTGGCACTTGTTTTCTTACCATTTGCTGGTCTTGTCTTGATGAATGTCTTGATCAAAATATTAGAAGAAGCGATTCGTCTTAAGAAAAATGATGAATTGACTGTGTGA
- a CDS encoding helix-turn-helix domain-containing protein — protein sequence MAIIVNLDVMLAKRKMSVTELSDKVGITMANLSILKTGKAKAIRFTTLDKICEVLNCQPGDLLSFEKDIEN from the coding sequence ATGGCAATCATTGTAAATCTAGATGTGATGTTAGCAAAACGAAAAATGTCAGTGACTGAACTAAGTGATAAAGTTGGGATAACTATGGCGAATCTTTCCATTTTAAAAACCGGAAAAGCAAAAGCGATCCGCTTTACCACATTAGATAAAATCTGCGAAGTATTAAATTGTCAGCCCGGTGATCTTCTTAGTTTTGAGAAAGATATAGAAAACTAA
- a CDS encoding helix-turn-helix domain-containing protein has translation MLKILSKKLKRQLRLLEYLFEGDSYRFNDLENLLGCSAKTLRNDLLDIHSYASDIKIKMTRGEGVKATILPHVTEDYIYHVIKQESMEYRYLEAILLHKFKNYLELADYLFISESTLRRIVDKINPTLHRYGMKVQALIKLTGNDQIITEMTVQFLMEKYHYFEDAFPENFRSLILQLIQAFIEENGLQPQFTHLEPQEEKLFYFWVASRILLLQNEESISSISKKQKKFRYEQLSVERLRLPKTNDLINEQLATYIFDKPFVHQLFDIESASMKNPIILALNNFIKEVEEKYGIICEDKQRIFRKVSILLQQNTVPFTVYYKKNSLFFKNNHSEMKEIQLRFWNKMKHAMHNHSILLNDFEGFTTTVFTEILLYWPVLLKMFEENKQVRALVVTNATLKYDDYLLSNLEHQLGNRFEFILRKNKTISQALINYENYDCIISNISIDKSYNIPVFGISVFPKAREINNLIHFYQELLA, from the coding sequence ATGTTGAAGATTTTGTCGAAAAAGTTAAAAAGACAATTAAGATTACTGGAATACTTATTTGAAGGCGATAGCTATCGGTTTAATGATTTAGAAAATTTACTTGGCTGTTCAGCAAAAACTTTGCGCAACGACTTACTTGATATTCATTCTTACGCTAGTGATATCAAGATCAAAATGACCCGAGGAGAGGGAGTAAAGGCAACGATCTTACCTCATGTAACAGAAGATTATATTTATCATGTGATCAAGCAAGAATCCATGGAGTATCGCTATTTAGAAGCGATTTTATTACATAAGTTCAAAAATTATCTGGAGTTAGCCGACTATTTATTTATTTCTGAAAGTACTTTGCGACGAATTGTCGATAAAATCAACCCAACGTTGCATAGATATGGGATGAAAGTACAAGCATTGATCAAGCTTACTGGAAACGACCAAATCATCACTGAAATGACGGTCCAGTTTTTAATGGAGAAATATCATTATTTCGAGGACGCATTTCCTGAAAATTTTCGTTCACTTATTCTTCAACTCATTCAAGCATTTATTGAAGAAAATGGGCTGCAACCACAATTCACTCATTTAGAACCGCAAGAGGAAAAACTATTTTATTTTTGGGTCGCTAGCCGTATTCTGTTACTTCAAAATGAGGAAAGCATAAGTTCGATAAGTAAAAAACAAAAGAAATTTAGGTATGAACAACTATCTGTGGAGCGTTTGCGCCTGCCGAAAACGAACGACTTGATCAACGAACAGTTAGCAACTTACATATTTGACAAGCCATTTGTCCATCAGTTATTCGATATTGAGTCTGCAAGTATGAAAAATCCAATTATTCTTGCATTGAATAATTTTATAAAAGAGGTAGAAGAAAAGTACGGGATCATTTGTGAAGATAAGCAAAGGATTTTCCGGAAAGTGAGCATTTTATTACAACAAAATACAGTCCCATTTACTGTTTATTATAAAAAAAACTCTCTTTTTTTTAAAAATAATCACTCAGAAATGAAAGAAATCCAGCTTAGGTTTTGGAATAAGATGAAACATGCCATGCATAATCATTCGATTTTATTAAATGATTTTGAAGGATTTACTACAACGGTATTCACGGAAATATTATTATACTGGCCAGTTTTGTTAAAAATGTTCGAAGAAAATAAACAGGTTCGCGCATTAGTCGTAACTAATGCTACGCTAAAATATGATGACTATTTACTTAGTAATTTAGAGCATCAACTAGGTAATCGCTTTGAATTTATTCTCAGAAAAAACAAGACAATCTCTCAAGCGCTGATCAACTATGAGAATTATGATTGCATTATTTCAAACATTTCAATAGATAAAAGCTATAATATTCCTGTATTTGGTATATCCGTTTTCCCAAAAGCTAGAGAGATCAATAATCTGATCCACTTTTATCAAGAGTTGCTCGCATAA